Proteins from a genomic interval of Stenotrophomonas maltophilia R551-3:
- a CDS encoding glycine zipper 2TM domain-containing protein — MKIQLIAASAIATLALAGCATPGGYGGGGYNNGYNNGGYGNNGGYNQGRCADCGIVTRINTVQSGRTAPSATGAILGGIVGAVAGHEISDHTGGSRGNKNIAAAAGAVGGALAGNQIQKNVTSDTYDISVRMDDGRTIVVNQRDLGGIRENTYVRVVNGKVILR, encoded by the coding sequence ATGAAGATCCAGCTCATCGCTGCCAGTGCCATCGCAACCCTCGCCCTGGCTGGCTGTGCCACCCCCGGCGGCTACGGTGGCGGCGGTTACAACAATGGCTACAACAACGGCGGCTACGGCAACAACGGGGGCTACAACCAGGGCCGTTGCGCCGACTGCGGCATCGTCACCCGCATCAACACCGTGCAGTCCGGCCGCACCGCGCCCAGCGCCACCGGCGCGATCCTCGGCGGCATCGTCGGCGCCGTGGCCGGCCACGAGATCTCCGACCATACCGGCGGCAGCCGTGGCAACAAGAACATCGCCGCCGCTGCAGGCGCGGTCGGTGGCGCCCTGGCCGGCAACCAGATCCAGAAGAACGTGACCAGCGACACCTACGACATCAGCGTGCGCATGGACGATGGCCGCACCATCGTGGTCAATCAGCGTGACCTCGGCGGCATCCGCGAGAACACCTATGTGCGCGTGGTCAACGGCAAGGTCATCCTGCGCTGA
- a CDS encoding cold-shock protein — MADRETGTVKWFNDAKGFGFISRQNGEDVFVHFRAIETQGFKSLKEGQAVSFEVVQGQKGLQADKVQPV; from the coding sequence ATGGCTGATCGCGAGACCGGTACCGTAAAGTGGTTCAATGATGCGAAGGGCTTCGGCTTCATCAGCCGGCAGAATGGCGAGGACGTGTTCGTGCACTTCCGTGCCATCGAGACCCAGGGCTTCAAGAGCCTCAAGGAAGGCCAGGCTGTGAGCTTTGAAGTCGTGCAGGGCCAGAAGGGCCTGCAGGCTGACAAGGTCCAGCCGGTGTAA